One window from the genome of Natrinema caseinilyticum encodes:
- a CDS encoding cold-shock protein, producing MANGTVDFFNDTGGYGFISTDDADDDVFFHMEDVGGPDLEEGTDIDFDIEQAPKGPRATNVVRN from the coding sequence ATGGCAAACGGTACGGTTGATTTCTTCAACGACACAGGCGGCTACGGTTTCATTTCGACGGACGATGCGGACGACGACGTGTTCTTCCACATGGAAGACGTTGGCGGTCCGGACCTCGAAGAAGGCACAGACATTGATTTCGATATCGAACAGGCCCCCAAGGGTCCCCGCGCGACGAACGTCGTCCGCAACTAA
- a CDS encoding DUF7563 family protein — protein MPECDGCGSHVTENYYRVFAVNGDLPACIHCASNREAREAGLRQQ, from the coding sequence ATGCCAGAATGTGATGGCTGTGGCTCTCATGTCACGGAAAACTACTACCGGGTTTTCGCTGTTAATGGTGATCTGCCAGCGTGTATCCATTGTGCCAGCAACCGTGAAGCGCGAGAAGCAGGACTCCGCCAGCAATAG
- a CDS encoding nucleic acid-binding protein has protein sequence MIVAVADTGPLIHLDEIGAIDVLSAVDGLLIPQTVYEELEAGTVPPALSNLEYELVEADPTELTVNLNLDPGETAALAVASDRSAVLLTDDLEARDAANDLSIEVHGSIGVIVLAYHRDQLTKSKAAELMRALQTETSLFITDSVVEQGISLLENSS, from the coding sequence GTGATTGTCGCGGTCGCTGATACAGGCCCACTCATTCATCTCGACGAAATCGGTGCGATTGACGTGCTGTCAGCAGTCGATGGATTGCTCATCCCTCAGACCGTGTACGAGGAACTCGAGGCAGGTACAGTTCCTCCTGCACTCAGCAATCTCGAGTACGAACTCGTCGAGGCTGATCCGACTGAACTCACAGTGAATCTGAACCTCGATCCCGGTGAAACTGCCGCTCTCGCGGTTGCGTCTGACCGCTCAGCTGTTCTGTTGACTGATGATCTTGAAGCTCGAGATGCTGCTAACGATCTCAGTATCGAAGTGCATGGTTCAATCGGTGTTATCGTTCTCGCGTATCATCGTGACCAACTTACGAAATCAAAAGCAGCCGAGCTAATGCGGGCACTACAAACAGAAACAAGCCTATTTATCACGGATTCAGTGGTTGAACAAGGAATTTCGTTGCTTGAAAACTCATCTTGA